In Lotus japonicus ecotype B-129 chromosome 5, LjGifu_v1.2, one genomic interval encodes:
- the LOC130720961 gene encoding DNA-(apurinic or apyrimidinic site) endonuclease, chloroplastic isoform X3, translating into MKQLLHLVHTSSINLISFAVVYKHLNTKTLVCPTLKAMGSQRLFSNSSQPMLPFVEEKKDMKLNKGLEASPGSKKHVIKGNDANSYSIEIERLRNDPSIVDTMTVQELRKTLKSIRVPAKGRKEDLLSTLKSFMDNNMGEQHPQIEEEHGLLISSENTSVEVKTKKVDEDHVDDINDNPEVFEHSRGKRRLKQSGSESETVKVTTKKKLLVESDEVSDFKPSRAKRRVSSDIVRVVSQSDEISTTTIPTEPWTVLAHKKPQKDWIAYNPKTMRPQPLTRDTKFVKLLSWNVNGLRALLKLEGFSALELAQREDFDVLCLQETKLQEKDINEIKRQLIDGYENSFWTCSVSKLGYSGTAIISRIKPLSVRYGLGISDHDTEGRLVTAEFDTFYLICGYIPNSGDGLKRLSYRVTQWDPSLSNYLKVCIAPFPSPNAIILD; encoded by the exons ATGAAACAACTCCTGCACTTGGTGCATACCAGCTCTATCAATCTCATCAG TTTTGCAGTGGTTTATAAGCATTTGAACACTAAGACATTGGTTTGTCCCACCCTGAAAGCAATGGGGTCTCAGAGACTTTTTTCAAATTCTTCACAACCCATGTTACCATTTGTTGAGGAAAAGAAGGATATGAAGCTTAATAAAGGGTTGGAAGCAAGTCCAGGTTCCAAGAAGCATGTTATTAAG GGAAATGATGCTAATAGCTATTCCATTGAGATTGAGAGGTTAAGAAATGACCCCTCCATTGTAGACACAATGACTGTTCAGGAACTCCGGAAAACCTTGAA GAGTATCAGGGTCCCTGCCAAAGGTCGTAAAGAAGATCTTTTGTCTACGTTGAAGAGTTTCATGGACAATAATATGGGTG AACAGCATCCTCAAATAGAAGAAGAACACGGGCTGTTGATTTCTTCTGAGAATACATCTGTCGAAGTGAAAACTAAAAAGGTAGATGAAGACCATGTTGATGATATCAATGACAATCCAGAGGTATTTGAACATAGCCGGGGTAAGAGAAGGTTAAAACAATCAGGATCTGAGAGTGAAACTGTCAAAGTTACAACCAAGAAGAAGCTGTTAGTGGAATCAGACGAGGTTTCAG ATTTTAAGCCTTCTAGGGCAAAGAGAAGAGTATCTTCAGATATTGTCAGGGTTGTTTCACAGTCAGATGAAATCAGTACGACCACTATTCCAACTGAACCTTGGACTGTTCTTGCCCACAAGAAGCCTCAAAAAGATTGGATTGCATATAATCCGAAAACTATGCGGCCCCAACCTCTTACTCGGGATACAAAATTTGTCAAGCTTTTGTCTTGGAATGTCAATGGATTGAGAGCATTGTTAAAACTAGAAGGGTTCTCAGCCCTTGAACTTGCCCAAAGGGAAGACTTTGATGTATTGTGCTTGCAAGAGACTAAACTGCAG GAGAAGGATATTAATGAAATCAAACGGCAGTTGATAGATGGCTATGAGAACAGCTTTTGGACTTGTAGTGTTTCTAAACTTGGTTATTCTGGAACAGCAATAATTTCAAGG ATAAAGCCACTTTCAGTTAGATATGGCCTAGGTATATCTGATCATGATACTGAGGGTAGACTTGTGACCGCAGAGTTTGATACATTTTATTTGATATGTGGATACATCCCCAATTCTGGTGATGGCTTGAAAAGACTG TCTTACAGGGTGACTCAATGGGATCCTTCTCTCAGCAATTATTTGAAAGTATGTATAGCTCCTTTCCCCTCACCTAATGCGATAATTCTTGATTAA
- the LOC130720961 gene encoding DNA-(apurinic or apyrimidinic site) endonuclease, chloroplastic isoform X1: protein MKQLLHLVHTSSINLISFAVVYKHLNTKTLVCPTLKAMGSQRLFSNSSQPMLPFVEEKKDMKLNKGLEASPGSKKHVIKGNDANSYSIEIERLRNDPSIVDTMTVQELRKTLKSIRVPAKGRKEDLLSTLKSFMDNNMGEQHPQIEEEHGLLISSENTSVEVKTKKVDEDHVDDINDNPEVFEHSRGKRRLKQSGSESETVKVTTKKKLLVESDEVSDFKPSRAKRRVSSDIVRVVSQSDEISTTTIPTEPWTVLAHKKPQKDWIAYNPKTMRPQPLTRDTKFVKLLSWNVNGLRALLKLEGFSALELAQREDFDVLCLQETKLQEKDINEIKRQLIDGYENSFWTCSVSKLGYSGTAIISRIKPLSVRYGLGISDHDTEGRLVTAEFDTFYLICGYIPNSGDGLKRLSYRVTQWDPSLSNYLKELEKTKPVVLTGDLNCAHEEIDIYNPAGNKKSAGFTDEERKSFAANFLSRGFVDTFRRQHPDVVGYTYWGYRHGGRKTNRGWRLDYFLVSESIADKVHDSYILPDVMGSDHCPVGLIIKL, encoded by the exons ATGAAACAACTCCTGCACTTGGTGCATACCAGCTCTATCAATCTCATCAG TTTTGCAGTGGTTTATAAGCATTTGAACACTAAGACATTGGTTTGTCCCACCCTGAAAGCAATGGGGTCTCAGAGACTTTTTTCAAATTCTTCACAACCCATGTTACCATTTGTTGAGGAAAAGAAGGATATGAAGCTTAATAAAGGGTTGGAAGCAAGTCCAGGTTCCAAGAAGCATGTTATTAAG GGAAATGATGCTAATAGCTATTCCATTGAGATTGAGAGGTTAAGAAATGACCCCTCCATTGTAGACACAATGACTGTTCAGGAACTCCGGAAAACCTTGAA GAGTATCAGGGTCCCTGCCAAAGGTCGTAAAGAAGATCTTTTGTCTACGTTGAAGAGTTTCATGGACAATAATATGGGTG AACAGCATCCTCAAATAGAAGAAGAACACGGGCTGTTGATTTCTTCTGAGAATACATCTGTCGAAGTGAAAACTAAAAAGGTAGATGAAGACCATGTTGATGATATCAATGACAATCCAGAGGTATTTGAACATAGCCGGGGTAAGAGAAGGTTAAAACAATCAGGATCTGAGAGTGAAACTGTCAAAGTTACAACCAAGAAGAAGCTGTTAGTGGAATCAGACGAGGTTTCAG ATTTTAAGCCTTCTAGGGCAAAGAGAAGAGTATCTTCAGATATTGTCAGGGTTGTTTCACAGTCAGATGAAATCAGTACGACCACTATTCCAACTGAACCTTGGACTGTTCTTGCCCACAAGAAGCCTCAAAAAGATTGGATTGCATATAATCCGAAAACTATGCGGCCCCAACCTCTTACTCGGGATACAAAATTTGTCAAGCTTTTGTCTTGGAATGTCAATGGATTGAGAGCATTGTTAAAACTAGAAGGGTTCTCAGCCCTTGAACTTGCCCAAAGGGAAGACTTTGATGTATTGTGCTTGCAAGAGACTAAACTGCAG GAGAAGGATATTAATGAAATCAAACGGCAGTTGATAGATGGCTATGAGAACAGCTTTTGGACTTGTAGTGTTTCTAAACTTGGTTATTCTGGAACAGCAATAATTTCAAGG ATAAAGCCACTTTCAGTTAGATATGGCCTAGGTATATCTGATCATGATACTGAGGGTAGACTTGTGACCGCAGAGTTTGATACATTTTATTTGATATGTGGATACATCCCCAATTCTGGTGATGGCTTGAAAAGACTG TCTTACAGGGTGACTCAATGGGATCCTTCTCTCAGCAATTATTTGAAA GAGCTGGAAAAGACAAAACCTGTTGTTTTGACTGGGGATCTGAATTGTGCTCATGAAGAGATAGACATATATAACCCTGCT GGTAACAAAAAAAGTGCTGGGTTTacagatgaagaaagaaaaTCATTTGCAGCAAACTTCTTATCTAGGGGATTTGTTGATACCTTCCGTAGGCAGCATCCTGATGTCGTTGGATATACATATTGGGGCTATCGGCATGGTGGGCGCAAGACTAACAGAG GATGGCGTCTTGACTATTTCCTTGTCTCAGAATCCATAGCAGACAAAGTTCATGATTCATACATTCTCCCTGATGTTATGGGTAGTGATCATTGTCCTGTTGGCCTCATTATCAAGCTTTAG
- the LOC130720961 gene encoding DNA-(apurinic or apyrimidinic site) endonuclease, chloroplastic isoform X2, with amino-acid sequence MKQLLHLVHTSSINLISFAVVYKHLNTKTLVCPTLKAMGSQRLFSNSSQPMLPFVEEKKDMKLNKGLEASPGSKKHVIKGNDANSYSIEIERLRNDPSIVDTMTVQELRKTLKSIRVPAKGRKEDLLSTLKSFMDNNMGEQHPQIEEEHGLLISSENTSVEVKTKKVDEDHVDDINDNPEVFEHSRGKRRLKQSGSESETVKVTTKKKLLVESDEVSDFKPSRAKRRVSSDIVRVVSQSDEISTTTIPTEPWTVLAHKKPQKDWIAYNPKTMRPQPLTRDTKFVKLLSWNVNGLRALLKLEGFSALELAQREDFDVLCLQETKLQEKDINEIKRQLIDGYENSFWTCSVSKLGYSGTAIISRELEKTKPVVLTGDLNCAHEEIDIYNPAGNKKSAGFTDEERKSFAANFLSRGFVDTFRRQHPDVVGYTYWGYRHGGRKTNRGWRLDYFLVSESIADKVHDSYILPDVMGSDHCPVGLIIKL; translated from the exons ATGAAACAACTCCTGCACTTGGTGCATACCAGCTCTATCAATCTCATCAG TTTTGCAGTGGTTTATAAGCATTTGAACACTAAGACATTGGTTTGTCCCACCCTGAAAGCAATGGGGTCTCAGAGACTTTTTTCAAATTCTTCACAACCCATGTTACCATTTGTTGAGGAAAAGAAGGATATGAAGCTTAATAAAGGGTTGGAAGCAAGTCCAGGTTCCAAGAAGCATGTTATTAAG GGAAATGATGCTAATAGCTATTCCATTGAGATTGAGAGGTTAAGAAATGACCCCTCCATTGTAGACACAATGACTGTTCAGGAACTCCGGAAAACCTTGAA GAGTATCAGGGTCCCTGCCAAAGGTCGTAAAGAAGATCTTTTGTCTACGTTGAAGAGTTTCATGGACAATAATATGGGTG AACAGCATCCTCAAATAGAAGAAGAACACGGGCTGTTGATTTCTTCTGAGAATACATCTGTCGAAGTGAAAACTAAAAAGGTAGATGAAGACCATGTTGATGATATCAATGACAATCCAGAGGTATTTGAACATAGCCGGGGTAAGAGAAGGTTAAAACAATCAGGATCTGAGAGTGAAACTGTCAAAGTTACAACCAAGAAGAAGCTGTTAGTGGAATCAGACGAGGTTTCAG ATTTTAAGCCTTCTAGGGCAAAGAGAAGAGTATCTTCAGATATTGTCAGGGTTGTTTCACAGTCAGATGAAATCAGTACGACCACTATTCCAACTGAACCTTGGACTGTTCTTGCCCACAAGAAGCCTCAAAAAGATTGGATTGCATATAATCCGAAAACTATGCGGCCCCAACCTCTTACTCGGGATACAAAATTTGTCAAGCTTTTGTCTTGGAATGTCAATGGATTGAGAGCATTGTTAAAACTAGAAGGGTTCTCAGCCCTTGAACTTGCCCAAAGGGAAGACTTTGATGTATTGTGCTTGCAAGAGACTAAACTGCAG GAGAAGGATATTAATGAAATCAAACGGCAGTTGATAGATGGCTATGAGAACAGCTTTTGGACTTGTAGTGTTTCTAAACTTGGTTATTCTGGAACAGCAATAATTTCAAGG GAGCTGGAAAAGACAAAACCTGTTGTTTTGACTGGGGATCTGAATTGTGCTCATGAAGAGATAGACATATATAACCCTGCT GGTAACAAAAAAAGTGCTGGGTTTacagatgaagaaagaaaaTCATTTGCAGCAAACTTCTTATCTAGGGGATTTGTTGATACCTTCCGTAGGCAGCATCCTGATGTCGTTGGATATACATATTGGGGCTATCGGCATGGTGGGCGCAAGACTAACAGAG GATGGCGTCTTGACTATTTCCTTGTCTCAGAATCCATAGCAGACAAAGTTCATGATTCATACATTCTCCCTGATGTTATGGGTAGTGATCATTGTCCTGTTGGCCTCATTATCAAGCTTTAG
- the LOC130720627 gene encoding uncharacterized protein LOC130720627, with protein MAARKRAVSSGDPSSESTQRKQPQEHPDPPIAPPKWGLLLKLSIFSIPYFYLIFYHYSIDPQLRRSILINAGMSLAGFFVTVRMIPVASRYVLKRNLFGYDINKKGTSQGNVKVPESLGIVVGIVFLVVGILFQYFNFTADSNWLVEYNAALACVCFMTLLGFVDDVLDVPWRVKLLLPSIAALPLLMAYAGHTTIVIPKPLVQHIGIEILDLGWIYKLYMGLLAVFCTNSINIHAGLNGLEVGQTVVISSAILMHNIMQIGASKDPEYKQAHAFSIYLVQPLLATSLALFSFNWYPSSVFVGDTYTYFAGMTMAVAGILGHFSETLLIFFLPQVLNFLLSLPQLSGYIPCPRHRLPRFDPQTGLLTGTNDGTLVNFFLRTLGRKSEKALCVYLLVFQALACCFCFFLRYLLAGWYK; from the exons ATGGCAGCACGAAAGAGAGCAGTGTCTTCCGGCGACCCTTCTTCCGAAAGCACACAGCGGAAGCAGCCACAAGAACACCCAGATCCTCCAATCGCACCTCCCAAATGGGGTCTCCTTCTCAAGCTCTCTATCTTCTCCATCCCTTACTTCTATCTCATCTTCTACCATTACTCCATCGACCCACAACTCCGAAGATCCATACTCATCAATGCCGGAATGAGCCTCGCTGGGTTCTTCGTCACTGTCAGAATGATCCCCGTCGCCTCCAGATACGTTCTCAAGCGAAATCTCTTTGGATATGATATCAACAAGAAGGGTACCTCTCAGGGAAATGTCAAAGT GCCCGAATCATTGGGTATAGTTGTTGGTATTGTCTTCTTGGTTGTGGGGATCTTATTTCAGTATTTTAACTTCACAGCAGATTCAAAT TGGCTTGTTGAGTACAATGCGGCATTAGCATGTGTCTGTTTCATGACATTGCTTGGATTTGTCGATGATGTCCTCGATGTACCCTGGAGAGT AAAATTACTACTCCCTTCAATTGCTGCACTTCCTTTGTTAATGGCATATGCTGGACACACAACTATAGTTATACCAAAGCCACTTGTCCAACACATCGGGATTGAGATTTTGGATCTCG GATGGATATATAAACTATATATGGGGCTATTGGCTGTTTTCTGCACAAATTCCATCAATATACATGCTGGATTAAATGGCCTTGAAGTTGGGCAGACAGTGGTTATCTCATCAGCT ATTCTGATGCACAATATTATGCAAATTGGAGCATCAAAAGATCCTGAGTATAAGCAAGCTCATGCATTCTCCATTTACTTAGTTCAGCCCTTGCTAGCTACCTCTTTGGCTTTGTTTTCTTTCAACTG GTATCCTTCTTCTGTTTTTGTTGGTGATACCTATACATACTTTGCTGGGATGACTATGGCTGTGGCTGGTATTTTAGGCCATTTTAG TGAAACACTCTTGATTTTCTTCCTACCTCAAGTTTTGAACTTCCTCTTGTCACTTCCCCAG CTTTCTGGCTACATTCCATGTCCACGTCATCGTCTGCCGAG GTTTGACCCTCAAACTGGACTACTGACTGGGACAAATGATGGGACACTCGTTAACTTCTTCTTAAGAACTTTAGGCCGGAAGTCTGAAAAGGCGCTTTGTGTTTATCTTCTTGTTTTCCAG GCTTTGGCATGctgtttctgtttctttctGAGGTATCTGCTTGCCGGTTGGTACAAATGA